One segment of Natronosalvus halobius DNA contains the following:
- a CDS encoding sulfatase-like hydrolase/transferase, with the protein MAEQPNVFVLSVDSLSYSWFANSSQELAELVGGVNFTNAISPASYTSSAMPAINTGKYTDEIDAWGLPESGEPAPVAEEFEKAGYDCGLWTDNYLFGSEYNYDRGFSAGNRGQPGRKKQIVNAIKNTPLNSLFGLFEAAYFNVIEPVLALGGEEKSFYRSANSLNKEALDWLEVRKSNAPIFCWLHYMDTHHPYQPPEKYLNAQSFHEYRSQSKLGEFTRNAIKSNGESLTDEELEDLKASYRACCDYIRDELTNFITTVKDRGYFNPGKDIVVITADHGEILDRERYGMLGHVPPAFWDDIVRVPFIVGCPQWPNSTDDNLVSLIDLKHILTNISGIRGETSLWPSDISRDHVFMVSEWEEPENGSITTFQGVRAKTGEKCFGLRRFDEDRIVYTDINDLEEKVMETHDLDDCIEERNLTSIHTDLYSEIRERGDVVKYQSGNRSIGYKANEDHLRDLGYLD; encoded by the coding sequence ATGGCAGAGCAACCAAATGTTTTCGTTCTCTCGGTCGACTCACTTTCATATTCTTGGTTCGCAAATAGTAGTCAAGAGTTGGCAGAACTGGTTGGCGGTGTCAATTTTACGAATGCAATTTCTCCAGCGTCATACACCAGTTCAGCGATGCCGGCTATTAACACTGGCAAATATACAGATGAAATAGATGCATGGGGGCTTCCAGAATCAGGTGAGCCAGCCCCGGTCGCGGAGGAATTTGAAAAAGCTGGGTACGATTGCGGTCTTTGGACAGATAATTACTTATTCGGCAGCGAATACAATTATGATAGAGGATTTTCAGCAGGGAATCGTGGACAACCTGGTCGGAAAAAACAGATTGTGAATGCTATCAAAAACACACCACTTAATTCTTTATTCGGTCTTTTTGAGGCAGCGTATTTTAATGTTATAGAACCAGTGTTAGCTCTGGGAGGTGAAGAAAAATCGTTCTACAGAAGTGCAAATTCTCTTAATAAGGAGGCGCTTGACTGGCTTGAAGTTCGAAAATCAAACGCTCCAATTTTTTGTTGGCTTCATTATATGGATACCCACCACCCGTATCAACCCCCAGAAAAGTACCTTAACGCACAATCGTTTCATGAATATCGCTCTCAAAGTAAACTGGGAGAGTTCACTCGAAACGCAATCAAATCTAATGGGGAATCACTTACCGATGAGGAATTGGAAGATCTCAAGGCATCATATCGAGCGTGCTGCGATTATATTCGGGATGAACTAACCAATTTCATCACGACTGTTAAAGACCGAGGGTATTTCAATCCAGGAAAAGATATTGTAGTGATAACTGCTGATCACGGAGAGATCCTAGACCGTGAAAGATATGGAATGCTGGGACATGTCCCACCAGCCTTCTGGGATGATATTGTACGAGTACCATTTATTGTCGGATGCCCCCAATGGCCAAACTCAACGGACGACAATCTAGTCAGTTTAATCGATTTAAAGCACATTCTAACTAATATTTCGGGAATTCGTGGAGAAACATCACTGTGGCCTTCAGATATTTCTCGAGACCATGTTTTCATGGTGTCAGAATGGGAGGAGCCTGAGAACGGGTCAATAACAACGTTCCAAGGAGTTCGGGCAAAAACCGGAGAAAAATGCTTTGGACTGCGTCGATTTGATGAAGATCGAATAGTCTATACTGACATCAATGATCTTGAAGAAAAAGTCATGGAAACTCATGATTTGGATGATTGCATAGAGGAGAGAAATTTAACTAGTATACATACTGACCTCTACTCAGAAATTCGGGAGCGTGGTGACGTTGTGAAGTACCAGTCAGGCAACCGTTCAATTGGCTATAAGGCTAATGAAGATCATCTTCGTGATCTAGGGTATTTAGATTAG
- a CDS encoding glycosyltransferase family 4 protein has protein sequence MDGLHLTTAHTPLDTRIFDKEAKSLAEYGFDIGIMAHNTPNGEDYQVSFYDLGIPSTRIDRWKNVLQAARKAKDLDASIYHFHDPELIPVGLYLSKMTDSAIIYDVHEDYGHIASMREWIPNMVAPFLSRGVPQIERYASSRFDAVVTVSEWIAEPFVDINDNVCIAHNFPKVGSQPVHDKSIERTSEYVLCYVGGLVDVRGIHRMLRVLKILVDRDIDIELWAIGSWKPDANKAQAKHFIQENGLTSRVKFPGYLDHDEMFQYLYSADVGLALLDVQHYQKGVPTKLFEYLYAGLPIIVTPIDAIGKYMPEKYCHTVSQSDMVATAETIETALETNYDKQEMRSLVEEKYSWESEAESLISLYNRLV, from the coding sequence ATGGATGGACTCCACTTGACAACTGCACATACACCACTTGATACACGTATATTTGATAAAGAGGCAAAAAGTCTCGCGGAGTACGGATTTGATATTGGAATTATGGCTCATAATACCCCAAATGGTGAAGATTACCAAGTTTCATTTTATGACTTGGGGATACCGTCTACACGCATTGATCGCTGGAAGAACGTTCTACAGGCAGCTAGAAAAGCGAAGGACTTAGATGCATCTATCTATCATTTCCATGATCCGGAGCTGATACCAGTTGGATTGTACTTATCTAAGATGACGGACTCTGCTATAATCTATGATGTGCATGAGGACTATGGACATATTGCATCCATGAGAGAGTGGATTCCTAACATGGTGGCCCCATTTCTTTCGAGAGGAGTTCCCCAAATAGAGAGATATGCATCTTCTCGATTTGATGCTGTAGTTACTGTTTCAGAATGGATTGCAGAACCGTTTGTTGATATAAATGATAATGTCTGTATTGCACATAATTTCCCAAAAGTAGGTTCACAACCCGTTCATGATAAATCAATCGAACGAACTTCTGAATATGTGCTTTGTTATGTAGGGGGATTGGTAGATGTTCGAGGCATTCATCGTATGTTGCGTGTTCTAAAAATATTAGTTGATCGCGATATTGACATTGAGTTATGGGCTATTGGATCTTGGAAACCTGACGCAAACAAAGCACAAGCAAAACATTTCATTCAAGAAAATGGATTGACTTCACGTGTTAAATTCCCTGGATATTTAGATCACGACGAGATGTTTCAATATCTCTATTCAGCAGATGTTGGACTTGCCCTATTAGATGTTCAGCATTATCAAAAAGGAGTTCCAACAAAACTTTTCGAATACCTTTATGCTGGATTACCAATTATTGTGACTCCGATTGACGCAATTGGTAAATACATGCCTGAAAAATATTGTCACACAGTCTCACAAAGCGATATGGTTGCAACAGCAGAAACCATAGAGACGGCACTTGAGACTAACTATGACAAGCAAGAGATGCGGTCACTTGTAGAGGAGAAGTATAGTTGGGAGTCCGAAGCTGAGTCTCTTATATCTCTTTATAATAGATTGGTCTAG
- the wecB gene encoding non-hydrolyzing UDP-N-acetylglucosamine 2-epimerase gives MNVLTVVGARPQFVKAFIVSRELRPQHNEVLVHTGQHYDEELSDIFFDELGIPEPDHNLGVGSESHAKQTAQMMVDLEELISEYQSDLVLCYGDTNSTLAAAIAASKMDVQLAHVEAGLRSFNRNMPEEVNRVLTDHASNILFTPSERALEQLKKEDITDNVRNVGDVMYDSLLWAHEKASKQSTILEDLNLINTDYLLATVHRPRNTDNRDRLGAILSPLIEDRRPVVFPAHPRTREQLSHYDLLKKAKDELILVDPLGYLDFVKLQAKANVIVTDSGGVQKEAFFLSTPCITLREETEWPETVEARGNILVGANSELIREALLDPPYPESDAQPYGDGAAASKIVQALEDLQ, from the coding sequence ATGAACGTACTTACCGTAGTCGGTGCACGACCACAATTCGTTAAAGCCTTTATTGTCTCTCGAGAACTCCGGCCACAACATAACGAAGTGCTCGTTCATACTGGACAACATTACGATGAGGAGCTTTCGGATATCTTTTTCGACGAACTCGGTATTCCTGAGCCAGATCATAACTTGGGTGTTGGATCTGAGAGCCACGCAAAGCAAACTGCCCAAATGATGGTTGATCTTGAGGAACTCATAAGTGAGTACCAATCGGATCTAGTACTCTGCTATGGAGATACGAACTCAACACTTGCAGCAGCTATAGCCGCCTCAAAGATGGACGTGCAACTTGCACACGTTGAAGCCGGACTCAGAAGTTTTAATCGTAATATGCCAGAAGAGGTAAACCGAGTTCTAACTGACCACGCATCGAATATTCTATTCACGCCGAGTGAACGTGCTCTGGAACAATTAAAGAAAGAAGATATCACAGACAACGTTCGCAATGTAGGTGATGTTATGTATGACTCATTATTGTGGGCACATGAAAAGGCCTCAAAACAATCAACGATTCTTGAAGATCTCAATCTCATAAACACAGATTATCTCCTTGCGACAGTTCATCGACCTCGAAACACGGATAACCGAGACCGACTGGGCGCCATCCTTTCGCCCTTAATAGAAGATCGACGCCCTGTTGTCTTTCCCGCCCACCCAAGGACAAGAGAACAGCTTTCCCACTACGATCTACTGAAGAAAGCCAAAGACGAACTTATACTCGTTGACCCGCTTGGCTATCTTGATTTCGTAAAGCTCCAAGCAAAGGCAAACGTAATTGTGACTGATTCAGGAGGTGTTCAAAAAGAGGCATTTTTCCTCAGCACTCCCTGCATCACACTACGAGAAGAAACTGAATGGCCAGAAACAGTTGAAGCTAGGGGCAATATCTTGGTCGGAGCAAATTCTGAACTGATTAGAGAGGCACTATTAGACCCCCCTTATCCAGAATCAGATGCGCAACCATATGGCGATGGTGCAGCAGCAAGCAAAATCGTCCAAGCCTTAGAGGATTTACAATGA
- a CDS encoding acyltransferase, translating into MNEKATIGFEYTEDSHEPRIGSDSTIRSGTIIYNDVVIGDHFSTGHYALVRELTEIGDNVLIGTNTVIDGRSVIGSNVSLQTGVYIPSNTTIGSQVFIGPHAVLTNDQYPVRQDTELSGPTIEDHVSIGANSTILPNVTIGEGSFVAAGSVVVDDVPPQTLAVGIPAEHRSLPKNLQGGNDI; encoded by the coding sequence ATGAACGAAAAAGCTACGATTGGATTTGAGTATACGGAGGACTCACATGAGCCACGTATTGGGTCTGACTCAACGATCAGGTCAGGAACGATAATCTACAATGACGTCGTAATTGGTGACCACTTTTCTACAGGGCATTATGCTCTCGTGCGAGAGCTAACCGAAATTGGCGACAATGTACTAATCGGAACAAACACCGTCATAGACGGCCGATCAGTTATTGGCTCGAACGTCAGCCTGCAGACGGGCGTCTACATCCCCTCGAATACGACGATTGGTAGCCAGGTATTCATCGGCCCACACGCAGTACTGACGAATGACCAGTATCCGGTTCGACAAGATACTGAACTATCTGGCCCAACAATTGAGGACCATGTTTCTATTGGGGCGAACTCAACAATTCTCCCGAACGTCACAATTGGTGAAGGTTCGTTCGTCGCAGCTGGCTCAGTTGTCGTTGATGATGTACCGCCGCAGACGCTTGCCGTTGGAATCCCAGCAGAACATCGATCACTACCAAAAAATCTCCAAGGAGGAAACGACATTTGA
- a CDS encoding DegT/DnrJ/EryC1/StrS family aminotransferase produces the protein MIPIANPTISDEAKERVQAVLDSGMLADGPEVREFEREFADYCGVEHAVGTANGTTALHAALEALDIGEGDLVLTTPFSFIATTNAIRFSGAEPVFADIDPDTYNLDPDSVRKVAYERDIDAIVPVHLYGLPAEMEPICKLATELDIPVIEDAAQAHGAKYQGDRVGSIGDVACFSFYPTKNMTTGEGGMIVTDRDDIASSLRQFINHGRTGSYEHETIGHNFRMTSIAAAIGRAQLQQLPGFIETRRKNAEQLTDGLESTSLETPSEPSQMKHVYHQYTVRSNDREEFKSYLSSQDIGSGIYYPTCIHNQPAYDNLEATAPNAEAAADTVFSLPVHPAVSTNDIKHMIDVITTYES, from the coding sequence TTGATCCCGATTGCAAACCCAACGATCAGCGACGAAGCAAAGGAACGTGTTCAGGCAGTTCTCGACAGTGGAATGCTCGCTGATGGGCCGGAAGTCCGAGAATTTGAGCGCGAATTCGCTGATTACTGTGGGGTTGAACACGCAGTGGGCACTGCAAACGGAACGACTGCCTTACACGCCGCTCTTGAAGCGCTCGATATTGGCGAAGGCGATCTCGTATTGACGACTCCGTTTTCGTTTATCGCAACGACGAATGCAATCCGCTTTAGTGGGGCCGAACCGGTTTTTGCAGACATTGACCCAGATACCTACAATCTTGACCCAGATTCAGTACGGAAAGTCGCATACGAGCGAGATATCGACGCGATTGTTCCAGTTCATCTCTACGGTCTCCCTGCAGAGATGGAACCCATTTGTAAGCTTGCCACTGAACTCGACATTCCAGTAATTGAAGACGCGGCACAGGCACATGGAGCAAAGTACCAGGGCGATAGGGTTGGCTCGATCGGAGACGTCGCCTGCTTCTCGTTCTATCCGACGAAGAATATGACGACAGGTGAAGGCGGAATGATCGTTACTGATCGGGACGATATTGCATCGTCACTTCGTCAGTTCATTAACCACGGCCGGACGGGGTCGTATGAACACGAAACGATCGGGCACAATTTCCGTATGACAAGTATCGCAGCTGCAATTGGTCGAGCACAACTACAGCAACTTCCGGGCTTCATCGAAACGCGCAGGAAGAACGCGGAACAGCTAACTGACGGACTCGAATCGACGTCACTTGAAACACCATCTGAACCGAGTCAAATGAAACACGTTTACCATCAGTACACGGTCCGTAGCAACGACCGAGAAGAGTTCAAGTCGTATCTTTCGAGCCAAGATATCGGCTCGGGCATCTACTATCCAACGTGTATCCATAACCAACCGGCATATGATAATTTGGAGGCGACGGCACCGAACGCAGAGGCTGCCGCTGACACCGTTTTCTCACTACCCGTCCACCCAGCAGTCTCGACGAACGATATTAAACACATGATTGATGTGATCACTACCTATGAGTCGTAA
- a CDS encoding Gfo/Idh/MocA family protein — protein MSRKEIDVGVMGVGSMGQHHARVYSEIPNVNLVGISDLNEERASTVAQKHDTVVMDSDELLATVDAVSVVVPTQFHYDMVTTCLDADVATFVEKPVLDNLDRAEDLRSRVKSVDVPVQVGHIERFNPAITALKEIIDDLSIVSIRAQRLGPSPDRKIKDSAVLDLMIHDIDIVLSLFGERPSSVTANGVNENRHAAALLGFSGDRMASLTASRKTQQKVRTLEITAEECFIELDYIDQSIEIHRNSVPEYIEKNGDVRFKHESIIERPTIQTNEPLRKELESFIEATRSNSPPEVTVQDGIDALAVALEIEGIANSEIQEVNFDE, from the coding sequence ATGAGTCGTAAGGAAATCGACGTTGGTGTTATGGGTGTTGGATCAATGGGCCAGCACCATGCGCGGGTGTATAGTGAAATTCCGAACGTAAATCTTGTCGGAATCTCTGATCTCAACGAGGAACGCGCAAGCACAGTCGCCCAAAAGCACGATACAGTGGTGATGGATAGCGACGAACTTTTGGCTACTGTTGATGCTGTCTCAGTAGTCGTTCCAACCCAATTTCACTACGATATGGTAACGACGTGTCTCGATGCAGATGTTGCGACGTTCGTGGAAAAACCTGTCTTGGATAATCTCGATCGTGCTGAAGACCTTCGATCACGGGTTAAATCTGTAGATGTTCCCGTACAGGTTGGTCATATTGAACGATTCAATCCAGCGATAACCGCACTAAAAGAGATTATTGATGATCTGTCAATCGTCAGTATTCGAGCTCAGCGGCTCGGCCCGTCGCCTGACCGAAAAATAAAGGATAGCGCAGTCTTGGATCTAATGATCCACGATATCGATATCGTTCTGTCCCTCTTCGGAGAAAGACCCTCCTCGGTCACAGCAAATGGTGTCAATGAGAACCGACATGCTGCGGCACTTTTGGGATTTAGTGGGGATCGAATGGCATCACTCACTGCGAGTCGAAAGACACAGCAGAAAGTCCGGACACTCGAAATCACCGCAGAAGAATGTTTCATCGAACTGGATTACATCGATCAATCGATAGAGATCCACCGGAATTCGGTCCCAGAATACATCGAAAAGAACGGGGACGTTCGGTTCAAACACGAGAGTATCATCGAACGGCCGACCATTCAAACTAACGAACCGCTACGCAAAGAACTTGAATCGTTCATTGAGGCGACAAGGTCTAACTCACCACCAGAAGTCACCGTCCAGGATGGAATTGATGCACTCGCAGTAGCTTTAGAGATTGAAGGAATAGCCAACTCCGAAATACAGGAGGTGAATTTTGATGAGTGA
- a CDS encoding nucleotide sugar dehydrogenase, with protein sequence MSESNTSQAGVTKLYGSDSNETLQREAFLNGEIPVAVYGLGKMGLPLASVFAETCGNVIGADINPEVVATIQSGNSHIKREPGLGDLVEKLVTSNDLRATKEPREAVQSASVHVVIVPTPITDEKEPDLAILDAVVSDIATGLDEGDLVLIECTVPPKTTEERVFEQLKSESSLSEGEFGVAFCPERTSSGRALKDIRGAYPKVVGGVDAESTRAASIIYSEVNSEGVLEVSDATTAEAIKVFEGVYRDVNIALANELAQFTDELGIDVREAIEVANTQPFCNIHDPGPGVGGHCIPYYPYFLIKPFDAPSPLLSTARSVNDSMPEFTVSKVCEGLQTGGIDVENATVVIFGLTYRPGVEEIRASPSIPISRELTQLGADVYGVDPVLETFEAFSVEPITIEDMYQLDIDAVVLVTPHNEFELIRWNELETSENGPFVVIDGRATLDDMNLWCYTIGSGANN encoded by the coding sequence ATGAGTGAGAGCAACACGTCACAGGCCGGTGTCACGAAACTCTATGGGTCGGACAGCAATGAAACGCTTCAACGAGAGGCATTCTTGAACGGTGAAATCCCGGTTGCTGTCTACGGTTTAGGGAAAATGGGCCTTCCCCTGGCTTCAGTATTCGCTGAAACCTGTGGAAACGTCATCGGCGCAGATATCAATCCAGAGGTGGTGGCGACTATACAGAGTGGAAATAGTCATATTAAACGAGAGCCCGGTCTTGGAGATCTCGTTGAGAAACTTGTTACATCCAACGATCTCCGAGCGACTAAGGAGCCCCGTGAGGCCGTACAGTCAGCGTCAGTTCACGTAGTTATCGTTCCAACGCCGATCACTGATGAAAAAGAGCCCGATTTAGCTATCTTAGACGCCGTTGTTTCGGATATCGCAACGGGGCTAGACGAGGGCGATTTGGTGCTAATCGAGTGTACCGTTCCGCCCAAAACGACAGAAGAGCGCGTGTTTGAACAGCTAAAATCCGAGTCTTCACTCTCTGAGGGGGAGTTTGGGGTCGCGTTCTGCCCTGAGCGCACCTCCTCGGGTCGAGCCTTGAAGGATATTCGAGGTGCGTATCCGAAAGTTGTTGGAGGTGTTGATGCTGAAAGTACGCGAGCAGCATCAATTATCTATAGCGAAGTGAATTCTGAGGGGGTACTCGAGGTTTCAGATGCGACAACTGCTGAAGCAATAAAAGTGTTCGAGGGAGTATATCGAGACGTCAACATCGCTTTAGCGAACGAGTTGGCACAATTCACCGATGAACTGGGAATTGATGTTCGTGAAGCAATTGAGGTTGCAAATACCCAGCCGTTCTGTAATATCCACGATCCCGGTCCAGGAGTGGGTGGTCATTGCATTCCGTATTATCCATACTTCCTGATCAAGCCGTTTGACGCTCCTTCGCCGCTTCTCTCTACTGCCCGGTCAGTGAACGATTCAATGCCGGAATTCACCGTCTCGAAAGTATGCGAGGGACTACAAACAGGGGGTATTGATGTTGAAAATGCAACTGTAGTAATTTTTGGATTGACATATCGACCCGGTGTCGAGGAAATACGAGCCTCTCCCTCAATTCCAATTTCACGTGAGCTAACTCAGCTCGGGGCAGATGTCTATGGAGTTGATCCGGTACTTGAGACGTTTGAGGCATTCAGCGTTGAACCGATTACGATTGAAGACATGTATCAACTAGATATCGATGCTGTAGTACTCGTTACACCACATAATGAATTTGAATTGATTCGATGGAACGAATTAGAAACCAGCGAGAATGGACCTTTTGTCGTCATTGATGGGCGAGCAACGCTTGATGATATGAATCTCTGGTGCTACACAATTGGATCAGGGGCGAACAATTAG
- a CDS encoding glycosyltransferase family 2 protein, protein MILRLLTILFWGTALGLVHTFFLYPISLKFWTLFQEGVQSNEGTSLPSVALIIAAYNEEDVIAEKIENSLQLDYPSELLNIIVFSDESDDRTDEIVAGYQEQGVTLIRIEGRVGKTECQNRVANEVDADLLVFSDANSIYEPDAIAELVQGFSSNVGCVVGELRYQDSSAVEGESFYWKYESWIKRLESRIHSPVSGNGSIYAVRSESYVPQSPAAISDFTEPLSIIRNGEFVKYAPDAVAWEETSDSTRTELQRRIRIVTRSWNSIADFPELLNPFRDIKFAYQLWSHKILRWLSPILLVIVFIANIGLAARDDSVMYQLLLSGQFLFYLFAAFGWLADRFDIESPLTIHVPYYFLQANYGMLLGLMNFLRGKNIVVWETVDRTQE, encoded by the coding sequence ATGATTTTGAGATTATTGACAATTTTGTTCTGGGGAACTGCTCTGGGATTAGTTCATACATTCTTTTTATATCCAATATCTCTTAAGTTCTGGACTCTATTCCAAGAGGGAGTTCAATCAAACGAAGGAACAAGTCTTCCGAGCGTTGCGCTAATTATCGCAGCATATAATGAAGAGGACGTCATTGCCGAAAAAATTGAAAACAGTCTTCAATTGGACTACCCATCAGAGTTACTCAATATTATCGTATTTTCTGATGAGTCAGACGACAGAACAGACGAAATAGTTGCAGGATATCAAGAGCAAGGGGTCACTCTGATTCGAATTGAAGGGCGGGTTGGGAAAACGGAATGTCAAAACCGCGTTGCAAATGAGGTTGATGCGGATCTACTCGTCTTTTCAGATGCCAATAGCATCTACGAACCCGACGCAATAGCTGAACTTGTGCAAGGTTTTTCCTCAAATGTGGGTTGTGTCGTTGGCGAATTACGATATCAAGACTCAAGTGCCGTCGAAGGCGAGTCATTCTACTGGAAATACGAGTCCTGGATTAAGCGACTTGAATCGCGAATTCATTCGCCTGTCAGCGGGAACGGCTCAATTTATGCGGTTAGATCAGAATCGTACGTACCTCAATCACCCGCTGCAATAAGTGATTTTACTGAACCACTTTCAATTATCCGAAACGGAGAGTTCGTCAAGTATGCTCCAGATGCCGTCGCCTGGGAAGAAACAAGTGATTCAACCAGAACAGAACTTCAGCGTCGAATACGAATTGTTACTAGAAGTTGGAACAGTATAGCTGATTTTCCCGAATTGTTGAATCCATTTCGAGACATAAAGTTCGCATATCAACTTTGGTCACACAAGATATTACGATGGCTCTCCCCTATACTCTTAGTCATAGTTTTCATCGCAAACATTGGTTTGGCAGCAAGAGATGACTCGGTTATGTATCAATTGCTACTAAGTGGGCAGTTTTTGTTCTATCTGTTTGCTGCATTTGGTTGGCTTGCGGATCGGTTCGATATTGAAAGCCCATTAACTATTCACGTCCCGTACTATTTCCTTCAGGCGAACTATGGTATGCTTCTCGGGTTGATGAATTTCCTACGTGGAAAGAACATTGTCGTCTGGGAAACAGTTGACCGGACCCAGGAGTAA
- a CDS encoding sugar transferase, whose protein sequence is MLKGWQYRIVSAGGILALTITAVLIANHPIPQRLFTTHVPLFDRLEPTVLDGASLRWALALSAVAVVGALLPLYKPQPRRALDTIFIAEKRVIVAGLAMATLGYFKWSHRLPRQTLTMTVVILAVTVPIWFFQVRRRPAGESGRTLIVGDDLHQIKRVAPSIDAPVIGYLCPTRPTMDGHSGAEVDGVLTDGGTVEEDRLADLEAAIDEYGRLGAMTRLGGLSRLEDVLVEYDVDTVVLAFFRADRAEFFGALDACHEHGVAAKVHREYASSVLVNTDDVGELVDVDLEPWDPLDHVFKRLFDVVFAAVGLIIFGPLMTLIAAAVKLDSPGPVLYKQHRTAGFGETFPVYKFRSMVPEGDSAEPVDDESNDRITRVGRVLRKTHLDELPQLWSILVGKMSVVGPRAAWTEEEILLEEDTPAWRKRWFVKPGLTGLAQINDAKSTDPGMKLRYDLEYIRRQSFWFDVKIVIRQVWKVVEDVWETVR, encoded by the coding sequence ATGTTGAAGGGATGGCAGTACCGGATCGTGAGCGCTGGCGGGATACTCGCGCTAACGATTACTGCCGTTCTTATCGCGAACCACCCGATCCCACAGCGCCTGTTCACGACGCACGTGCCGCTGTTCGATCGCCTCGAGCCGACGGTCCTTGACGGGGCGTCACTACGCTGGGCGCTAGCGCTGAGCGCGGTGGCCGTAGTCGGGGCACTGTTGCCGCTGTACAAGCCACAGCCCCGGCGAGCGCTCGATACGATCTTCATCGCCGAGAAGCGCGTGATCGTAGCCGGATTGGCGATGGCGACGCTGGGGTACTTCAAGTGGTCTCACCGACTGCCCCGCCAGACGCTCACGATGACCGTCGTAATCCTGGCCGTCACGGTACCGATCTGGTTCTTCCAGGTGCGCCGGCGACCGGCCGGCGAGTCAGGTCGAACGCTGATCGTCGGCGACGACCTCCACCAGATCAAACGGGTCGCGCCATCCATCGATGCACCCGTAATCGGCTACCTGTGTCCGACCCGGCCCACGATGGATGGACACTCCGGTGCGGAAGTCGACGGCGTCTTGACCGACGGAGGGACGGTCGAGGAGGACCGCCTCGCGGATCTCGAAGCGGCCATCGACGAGTACGGCCGCCTGGGGGCGATGACCAGACTCGGCGGACTTTCTCGGCTGGAGGACGTCCTGGTCGAGTACGACGTCGACACGGTTGTTCTAGCGTTCTTCCGGGCCGACCGTGCGGAGTTCTTCGGTGCCCTGGATGCGTGTCACGAACACGGCGTCGCCGCGAAAGTCCACCGGGAGTACGCCTCGAGCGTGCTCGTGAACACCGACGACGTCGGGGAGCTGGTGGACGTGGACCTCGAGCCGTGGGACCCGCTCGATCACGTGTTCAAGCGGCTGTTCGACGTGGTGTTCGCTGCTGTGGGTCTGATCATCTTCGGGCCGTTGATGACGCTGATCGCCGCGGCTGTCAAACTCGACAGCCCGGGACCAGTACTGTACAAACAGCATCGAACCGCCGGCTTCGGCGAAACGTTCCCCGTCTACAAGTTCCGGTCGATGGTCCCCGAAGGGGACTCCGCCGAGCCCGTCGACGACGAGTCGAACGACCGGATCACGCGTGTTGGGCGCGTGTTACGGAAGACGCACCTGGACGAACTTCCACAGCTATGGTCGATCCTCGTCGGGAAGATGAGCGTCGTCGGCCCGCGGGCCGCCTGGACCGAAGAGGAGATCCTGCTCGAGGAAGATACGCCCGCCTGGCGCAAACGCTGGTTCGTGAAGCCAGGGCTGACGGGACTGGCGCAAATTAACGACGCGAAGAGCACCGATCCCGGGATGAAGCTGCGCTACGACCTCGAGTACATCCGGCGGCAGTCTTTCTGGTTCGACGTGAAGATCGTGATTCGGCAGGTGTGGAAGGTCGTCGAGGACGTGTGGGAGACAGTGCGATAG